The Daucus carota subsp. sativus chromosome 2, DH1 v3.0, whole genome shotgun sequence genome includes a window with the following:
- the LOC108207958 gene encoding MLO-like protein 12 translates to MGEEEEEEEKRAILHTPTWALATICLILIAVSILIEYSIHLLAKYLTKKRRRSLFKALGNIKSELMLMGFISLFLTVTEEHIPHICIQKSLAFHFLPCKNNDSHDEIQTEEASKCEEQDKMSLITRDGVQQIQLLIFSVAFFHILSSFLTFSLGMAKMKRWEIWEAETRTFEYKFSNDPRRFQFTHQTSFGKRHLKFWSEYRFLRLPASFFRQFFQSVSKVDYFILRHGFIMAHFEEGSEFDFQKNLQRALDKDFGVVVGIRLWTWMFAVLFIFFNADEFYNDLWLPFVPLVMLLVVGTKLQGMITKMGLDTKDKSLVVRGTLLVRPSDHFFWFGKPKLLLHLMHFILFQNSFQVAFFTWSSYEFGLKSCFHPKRIDIAIRVVTGVVVHILCGYVTLPLYALVTQMGTSMRKSVFPEGVEDGLKKWRMKAKKNVARRSATNSALTSLNASPQTSLHPLPSFTSTRGHSLSLKTDDPPMDDGEIVVVESAEGVGREENGDHKRLGSFEFRRL, encoded by the exons ATGGGAGAagaagaggaggaagaagaaaagAGAGCTATCTTGCACACACCAACATGGGCATTGGCTACTATTTGCTTAATCTTGATTGCTGTCTCTATTCTTATTGAATATTCTATTCATCTCTTAGCTAAG TACTTGACCAAGAAGAGGAGGAGGTCTCTCTTTAAAGCTCTGGGCAATATCAAATCAG AGCTGATGCTTATGGGGTTTATCTCTTTGTTTCTTACTGTTACTGAAGAACATATTCCGCATATTTGTATTCAGAAAAGCTTGGCTTTTCATTTTCTTCCTTGTAAGAATAATGATTCTCATGATGAAATTCAGACAGAGGAAGCAAGCAAATGTGAAGAGCAG gATAAGATGTCTTTGATAACTAGAGATGGTGTCCAGCAAATCCAGCTTTTGATCTTCTCTGTAGCTTTCTTTCATATTCTCTCATCGTTCCTTACTTTCAGTCTTGGAATGGCTAAG ATGAAAAGATGGGAAATTTGGGAGGCAGAAACAAGAACTTTTGAGTATAAATTTTCTAATG ATCCTAGGAGGTTCCAGTTCACACATCAAACATCCTTTGGGAAACGGCATCTGAAATTTTGGAGCGAGTATCGTTTTCTTCGTTTGCCG GCTTCCTTTTTCCGACAATTCTTCCAATCAGTCTCAAAAGTAGATTATTTCATTCTTCGGCATGGATTTATTATG GCCCATTTTGAAGAAGGGAGCGAATTTGACTTCCAGAAAAATTTGCAAAGAGCTCTGGATAAAGACTTCGGAGTTGTGGTGGGTATAAG GCTGTGGACATGGATGTTTGCTGTACTCTTTATATTCTTCAATGCAGATG AATTTTACAATGATCTCTGGCTTCCCTTCGTTCCACTAGTG ATGCTGTTGGTGGTAGGCACAAAGCTACAAGGGATGATAACAAAAATGGGATTGGATACAAAAGATAAATCACTAGTTGTCAGAGGAACTTTGCTTGTTAGGCCCAGTGACCATTTTTTCTGGTTTGGTAAACCAAAATTACTTCTCCATCTCATGCACTTCATTTTATTTCAG AACTCCTTTCAAGTGGCATTCTTCACATGGAGTTCG TATGAATTTGGACTAAAATCTTGCTTCCATCCGAAACGTATAGATATTGCCATACGAGTTGTCACTGGTGTGGTAGTTCACATCCTCTGCGGCTACGTAACTTTGCCGCTATATGCTTTGGTTACACAG ATGGGTACATCAATGAGGAAATCTGTTTTCCCCGAGGGAGTGGAAGATGGTCTTAAGAAATGgcgaatgaaggcaaagaaaaATGTAGCTAGAAGAAGCGCTACTAATTCTGCTCTTACCTCTTTAAATGCTTCACCACAAACTTCATTACACCCTCTGCCATCTTTTACTTCTACAAGGGGCCACTCCTTATCGCTAAAAACTGATGATCCTCCTATGGATGATGGGGAAATTGTCGTAGTTGAAAGTGCTGAAGGTGTTGGGAGGGAAGAAAACGGGGATCATAAAAGGTTAGGATCTTTTGAGTTTAGAAGATTGTGA